A section of the Malania oleifera isolate guangnan ecotype guangnan chromosome 2, ASM2987363v1, whole genome shotgun sequence genome encodes:
- the LOC131148799 gene encoding serine carboxypeptidase 1-like: MTAFLKCSPIFSLCLLACLLPHAANANQAESLRRFMELKWSQSPPVKDLWPDLHDAEEHWSSPAHVEPARASWMRADKIRQLPGQPRGVDFDQYAGYIPVDPKSGRKLFYYFVESPKKNSSSNPLVLWLNGGPGCSSLGYGAMEEIGPFRVNSDGKTLFRNNYSWNTVANVIFLESPVGVGFSYSNITFDYLQTGDKATAQDAYTFLLNWLERFPHYKTRNFFIAGESYAGHYVPQLAYTILLKNKNKKQPALNLQGIAIGNAWIDDIKDSWGIYDYLWTHAVNSDETNGGLHAHCDFSNGTLSEMCRSFLDKSKDEMGSIDPYNIYAPICLNPAANKNGSSSTRGSVGSYDPCSDNYVLSYLNNPAVQNAFHAKFTSWTLCRHFAWADSPISTLPIISNVVGSGIRVWMYSGDIDSIVPITSTRYSINSLNLPIISSWRPWYSNNEVGGYVVAYGGLTLATVRGAGHDVPSYQPERALTLFSSFLQGRLPPSSP, from the exons ATGACTGCATTCCTCAAGTGTTCTCCAATATTTTCCTTGTGCCTTCTGGCATGCCTTCTTCCCCATGCTGCCAATGCTAACCAAGCTGAGAGCCTAAGGAGATTTATGGAGCTGAAATGGTCACAAAGCCCTCCTGTCAAGGACCTTTGGCCTGACCTGCATGATGCAGAGGAGCATTGGAGCTCTCCGGCGCATGTCGAACCTGCGCGTGCCAGTTGGATGCGGGCGGATAAGATCAGACAGCTGCCAGGGCAACCTCGAGGGGTGGATTTCGATCAGTACGCAGGCTATATCCCAGTTGATCCGAAGTCTGGAAGAAAACTCTTCTACTATTTTGTTGAGTCCCCTAAGAAAAACTCCTCGTCTAATCCTTTGGTCTTGTGGCTCAACGGAG GGCCAGGATGTTCCTCCTTAGGATATGGGGCCATGGAGGAAATTGGACCTTTCAGAGTTAACAGCGACGGCAAAACACTGTTTAGAAACAACTATTCTTGGAACACAG TGGCCAACGTAATCTTCTTGGAATCCCCGGTCGGTGTGGGGTTCTCGTACTCAAACATAACCTTCGATTACCTACAAACCGGCGATAAGGCGACAGCCCAGGACGCCTATACTTTTCTCCTCAACTGGCTTGAGAGATTTCCGCATTATAAAACCAGAAATTTCTTCATAGCCGGGGAAAGCTATGCCGGTCATTACGTGCCTCAACTCGCATACACCATTCTTCTCAAGAACAAGAATAAGAAACAGCCTGCCCTCAACCTTCAAGGCATAGCt ATAGGGAACGCATGGATCGACGACATCAAAGATAGCTGGGGAATATATGATTATTTATGGACGCATGCTGTGAACTCAGATGAAACCAACGGAGGGCTCCATGCCCACTGTGACTTTTCAAATGGAACTTTGTCTGAAATGTGTCGCAGCTTCCTGGATAAATCCAAAGATGAAATGGGCAGCATCGACCCCTACAACATTTATGCCCCTATCTGCCTAAACCCTGCAGCCAACAAAAATGGATCAAGTAGCACTCGTGGCTCT GTTGGCAGTTATGATCCTTGTTCAGATAATTACGTACTTTCTTATTTGAATAATCCGGCGGTCCAAAATGCATTCCATGCAAAGTTTACCAGTTGGACACTTTGCAG ACACTTTGCTTGGGCTGATAGCCCAATAAGCACTCTACCCATCATTAGTAATGTGGTGGGCAGCGGCATAAGGGTATGGATGTACAG TGGGGATATAGATTCAATTGTGCCAATTACATCGACAAGGTATTCCATAAACAGCCTCAACCTTCCTATCATATCTTCTTGGCGCCCATGGTACTCCAACAATGAG GTGGGAGGATACGTGGTGGCGTATGGAGGGCTGACGTTGGCCACAGTAAGAGGGGCAGGACATGACGTCCCGAGCTACCAGCCTGAAAGAGCACTAACCCTTTTCTCATCATTCCTTCAAGGACGCCTTCCTCCTTCCTCCCCCTGA